The following proteins are co-located in the Streptomyces sp. NBC_01198 genome:
- a CDS encoding VIT1/CCC1 transporter family protein: MTSAAVEKAAATPYHVPHHVHRDVTGGWLRPAVFGAMDGLVSNLALMTGVAGGDVSSRTLVVTGLAGLAAGAFSMAAGEYTSVASQRELVQAELDIERIELDRHPEDELRELAALYVARGVEPRLAHEVARQLSADPEQALEIHAREELGVDPTDLPSPLLAAGSSFVSFALGALLPVLPYLLGADVLWPAVLLALAGLFGCGAAVARVTARSWWFGGLRQLALGAAAGGVTFVLGALIGTATG; this comes from the coding sequence GGCGGGTGGCTGCGGCCCGCGGTCTTCGGGGCCATGGACGGCCTGGTCTCCAACCTCGCGCTGATGACCGGGGTGGCCGGCGGCGACGTGAGCTCCCGCACCCTGGTGGTCACCGGCCTCGCGGGACTGGCCGCCGGCGCCTTCTCCATGGCGGCCGGCGAGTACACCTCGGTGGCCTCGCAGCGCGAGCTGGTGCAGGCCGAGCTGGACATCGAGCGGATCGAGCTGGACCGGCACCCCGAGGACGAGCTGCGCGAGCTGGCCGCGCTCTACGTGGCGCGCGGGGTGGAGCCCCGGCTGGCGCACGAGGTGGCCAGGCAGCTGTCCGCCGACCCGGAGCAGGCGCTGGAGATCCACGCCCGCGAGGAGCTGGGCGTCGACCCGACCGACCTGCCCTCGCCGCTGCTCGCGGCGGGCTCGTCCTTCGTGTCCTTCGCGCTGGGCGCCCTGCTGCCGGTGCTGCCGTACCTGCTGGGCGCCGACGTGCTGTGGCCGGCGGTACTGCTGGCGCTGGCCGGACTGTTCGGCTGCGGGGCCGCGGTGGCGCGGGTGACCGCGCGGTCCTGGTGGTTCGGCGGACTGCGGCAGCTGGCCTTGGGCGCGGCGGCCGGCGGAGTTACTTTTGTACTGGGCGCGCTCATCGGCACCGCCACAGGCTGA